GTTTCCGGCAGAAAAAGACCTTAGATGCCCTCACAGCCGACCTTAAGGCTCTACAGACACTCTCTGCCGATATTGAGCGTCTAGCGGGGTCCGCTCGGCAAATACAGAGCGATGTTGAGCGGCTCGCGGACAACGTCAACCGATCGAAGTTAGAGCGTGCGGCGCTAGGGAAGCGCGTTGGAGCGAATGAAGAGTGGGTCGCTTCGATAAATAATTTCCGGAAGCAAGTGAACACGAACGTTAACCAACTTAGGGCGGATATTCGCGCGTTATCCGCAAAAGTTGATGCGATAGGTGCGGCGCCGGCGGTAGTGACGCCCGCGGTTCAGTAATACGAGTTTAAAGAGGTAATGCATGACGGTAATTCAAGACCGCGACGTTGTTGAAAGTGTAGCCGACGCACTTCAGTTCATCTCCTACTACCATCCACAGGATTTTGTGCAGGCGGTGCACCGAGCCTATGAAATGGAGCAAAGTCAGGCTGCAAAGGATGCGCTAGCTCAGATTTTGATTAACAGCCGAATGTGCGCAATGGGTAAGCGACCCATCTGCCAGGACACCGGTATTGTGACGGTGTTTGTCGACATCGGTATGGCGGTTCGCTGGGAAACGTCACAACCGCTGGAGGACCTGATCAATGAAGGCGTCCGACGCGCTTATTTGCACCCAGATAATAAGCTTCGTGCATCGATTCTTGATGACCCTGCCGGTGCACGAAAAAACACTAAGGACAACACGCCCGCCGTTATTCATACCCGCATGGTCGCAGGCAATACCGTCGATTTTCGCGTTGCAGCGAAAGGTGGTGGATCCGAGAACAAATCAAAGCTTGCCATGTTGAACCCGTCTGACAGCATCGTCGATTGGGTTGTAAAGACAGTGCCCACTATGGGAGCTGGGTGGTGCCCTCCCGGCATGCTCGGTATCGGAATTGGTGGTACGGCTGAAAAGGCCATGGTGATGGCGAAAGAGTCTCTGATGGATCCCGTTGATATTCACGAACTTCGTGAGCGTGGTGCGTCAAGCAAAGCCGAAGAACTTCGCATTGAGATTATGGATGCCGTCAACAAGTTGGGGATTGGTGCGCAAGGTTTAGGCGGGCTCACCACAGTGCTCGATGTGAAAATCATGGATTACCCCACACACGCGGCGTCGCTACCTGTGGCAATGATCCCGAATTGCGCTGCAACGCGTCACGCCCACTTCGAGCTTAATGGTGAGGGACCGGTTTATCAGGAAGCACCGAGTTTAGAGGCATGGCCGGAGGTAACTTGGGAGCCGGGTGAGTCAGTACGGCGGGTTGATCTGGATACTGTGACCCAAGCGGAAACACTGACTTGGCAGCCCGGCGATACGCTGTTGCTATCGGGCACGATGTATACCGGTCGAGATGCCGCCCACAAGCGCATGACGCAGATGATTGCCGACGGGGAGGAGCTCCCGGTTAACTTGCAGGGCAAGTTTATTTACTACGTCGGCCCGGTGGATCCTGTGGGTGACGAGGTGGTGGGTCCTGCAGGCCCTACAACATCGACACGAATGGATAAATTCACCGACAACATTCTCGAACATACGTGCCTATTAGGCATGATCGGTAAGGCTGAGCGGGGACCCGTTGCCATCGAAGCGATTCGCAAGCACAAAGCGGTTTATCTCATGGCCGTTGGGGGCGCTGCTTATTTGGTCTCAAAAGCCATTACGAACGCGGAGGTTGTCGCGTTTGAAGATCTCGGCATGGAAGCAATTTACGCGTTTACCGTAAAAGATATGCCAGTAAGCGTAGCGGTGGATGCTCAAGGTGAGTCGGTTCACATTACCGGACCCAAGGTGTGGCAAGCAGCTATTGAAGAGCAGGCGATTGAGCTGTTCTAGAGGCTGTTTAGTCGCTGCGAGAGCGGAGGACTGACCTTGCCGGTCGAGACGCTTTATTGGCACGATTATGAAACTTCGGGTGCGTCACCGGCGCATGACCGGCCCTGGCAGTTTGCCGGGGTCAGGACCACGCTAGATCTTGAAGTGATTGGCGAGCCTCTGACGGTCTATGCCAAGCCCTCTCTCGACGTGATTCCCCACCCTACAGCCATCAGGGTGACGGGAATCTCGCCCTACGAATGCGAAGCCAAGGGATTAACTGAGCAGGGTTTTATTGCCCGTATTCATGATGAATTATCTCAGCCTGGTACCTGTGGCGTTGGCTACAATTCCTTGCGGTTCGACGATGAGGTTACGCGCTTTAGCCTGTGGCGAAATTTTTACGACCCCTACGCTCGTGAGTACAGCAGAGGTAATAGCCGCTGGGATCTTATCGATGTCGCGCGCGCTTTCTATGCTTTACGCCCCGATAGCCTCCAATGGCCCACTCACGATGATGGCTCTCCAAGCTTTAAGCTTGAGGACTTAACCACCGCTAATGGCTTGGAGCATGGCGCGGCGCACGATGCCATGTCGGATGTGACGGCGACACTGGCATTGGCGCGGGCATTGAGATTGGCGGACACCCCCTTGTTTGAGCGCCTTCTGGGCCAGCGCTTCAAAGCGAGGACCGAGGCGATGGTGGATACACAGCGTATGACACCGCTGCTACATATATCGGGGCTTTTTGGTACCGATCGTCATTGTCTTGGAGTCATTGTCCCGTTAGCTATTCATCCCGAATACAAGTCCGACGTGATTTGCGCTGATATTACGCGCGAGCCGAAATTCCTTGATATGTCAGTTGAGGAGGTCAAGGTGCGCTTGTTTGCGAAAAAGGAAGATTTGCCGTCTCCCAATGACCGCCCTAGCTTGATGACCATTAAGGTCAATCGAGCACCCGTACTGCTGCCTATGTCGGAGATTAACGCTGAGGATGCTAAGCGTCTGGGACTTGATGGGGATCGTTTGCGCGATCGCTTGAGTCAAGTGCGAGTCGCGCGGCAGGAGCGTGGACAAGCCTTTATCACCCAATGCCAAGACATTTACCGCTCGGCATCAAAGCCTGTAGATACCAATCCAGATACGGCGTT
The Candidatus Paraluminiphilus aquimaris genome window above contains:
- a CDS encoding fumarate hydratase, with product MTVIQDRDVVESVADALQFISYYHPQDFVQAVHRAYEMEQSQAAKDALAQILINSRMCAMGKRPICQDTGIVTVFVDIGMAVRWETSQPLEDLINEGVRRAYLHPDNKLRASILDDPAGARKNTKDNTPAVIHTRMVAGNTVDFRVAAKGGGSENKSKLAMLNPSDSIVDWVVKTVPTMGAGWCPPGMLGIGIGGTAEKAMVMAKESLMDPVDIHELRERGASSKAEELRIEIMDAVNKLGIGAQGLGGLTTVLDVKIMDYPTHAASLPVAMIPNCAATRHAHFELNGEGPVYQEAPSLEAWPEVTWEPGESVRRVDLDTVTQAETLTWQPGDTLLLSGTMYTGRDAAHKRMTQMIADGEELPVNLQGKFIYYVGPVDPVGDEVVGPAGPTTSTRMDKFTDNILEHTCLLGMIGKAERGPVAIEAIRKHKAVYLMAVGGAAYLVSKAITNAEVVAFEDLGMEAIYAFTVKDMPVSVAVDAQGESVHITGPKVWQAAIEEQAIELF
- the sbcB gene encoding exodeoxyribonuclease I, giving the protein MPVETLYWHDYETSGASPAHDRPWQFAGVRTTLDLEVIGEPLTVYAKPSLDVIPHPTAIRVTGISPYECEAKGLTEQGFIARIHDELSQPGTCGVGYNSLRFDDEVTRFSLWRNFYDPYAREYSRGNSRWDLIDVARAFYALRPDSLQWPTHDDGSPSFKLEDLTTANGLEHGAAHDAMSDVTATLALARALRLADTPLFERLLGQRFKARTEAMVDTQRMTPLLHISGLFGTDRHCLGVIVPLAIHPEYKSDVICADITREPKFLDMSVEEVKVRLFAKKEDLPSPNDRPSLMTIKVNRAPVLLPMSEINAEDAKRLGLDGDRLRDRLSQVRVARQERGQAFITQCQDIYRSASKPVDTNPDTALYGSFVPNADKRLMQEVRDASPAELRDRRFAFVDSRLPDLLFRYRARNWPEILDNEEQSAWREHCKVQWETSDHLNLSVFHSALEVEERTEGLSAKQQSALKDLRRWVSENAKVLGVNAASV